The Pseudomonadota bacterium genome includes a region encoding these proteins:
- the rpsU gene encoding 30S ribosomal protein S21, which yields MPHVKVKENEPFDVAIRRFKRSCEKAGVLTETRRREFYEKPTTERKRKLAAAVKRHQKKLAKEAARRVRLY from the coding sequence ATGCCGCATGTCAAAGTCAAGGAAAACGAGCCCTTCGACGTGGCGATCCGCCGCTTCAAGCGCTCTTGCGAAAAAGCCGGCGTCCTCACCGAGACCCGCCGCCGCGAGTTCTACGAAAAGCCGACCACCGAGCGCAAGCGCAAGCTGGCGGCCGCTGTGAAACGTCACCAGAAGAAGCTCGCCAAAGAAGCGGCACGTCGCGTCCGACTCTACTGA
- the tsaD gene encoding tRNA (adenosine(37)-N6)-threonylcarbamoyltransferase complex transferase subunit TsaD, translated as MRVLGVESSCDETAVAVYDSERGLCGHAVYSQVALHDQYGGVVPELASRDHIRKWIPLLKAVLVEADTPLDALDAVAFTAGPGLAGALMVGAVAGQSLAAALGVPALAVNHLEGHVLAPFLESPAPAFPYLCLLVSGGHSLIVAVHGVGDYAVLGESVDDAVGEAFDKTAKLLGLGYPGGAALAALAERGDPAAFDFPRPMTDRPGLQMSFSGLKTAALTAVRAQPERREDIAASFQAAAVDTLVIKVKRALAETGFERLVVAGGVGANTQLRAALRELGPACFYPRPAYCTDNAAMIALAGCLRAEAGERLAAPRGVMPRWPLDALSPPTATHAVH; from the coding sequence ATGCGTGTGTTGGGGGTCGAATCGTCTTGCGACGAGACGGCGGTGGCGGTGTACGACAGCGAGCGTGGGCTCTGCGGCCACGCGGTGTACAGCCAGGTCGCATTGCACGACCAATACGGTGGCGTCGTGCCCGAACTCGCCTCCCGGGACCACATCCGCAAGTGGATTCCGCTGCTCAAGGCCGTGCTGGTTGAAGCCGACACCCCGCTCGATGCGCTTGACGCGGTCGCGTTCACCGCCGGGCCCGGGCTCGCAGGCGCGCTGATGGTGGGTGCGGTTGCGGGGCAGTCGCTGGCCGCTGCGCTCGGCGTGCCGGCGCTCGCGGTCAACCACCTCGAGGGGCATGTGCTCGCGCCCTTCCTGGAGTCGCCGGCCCCCGCCTTCCCGTACCTCTGCCTGCTGGTGTCCGGCGGACACTCGCTGATCGTCGCGGTCCATGGCGTAGGCGACTATGCCGTGCTCGGCGAATCGGTCGATGACGCGGTGGGTGAAGCCTTCGACAAGACCGCCAAGCTGCTGGGCCTCGGGTACCCCGGAGGCGCGGCACTCGCGGCGCTGGCCGAGCGGGGCGACCCCGCGGCGTTCGATTTCCCGCGTCCAATGACTGACCGGCCCGGTCTGCAGATGAGCTTCAGCGGCCTTAAAACCGCCGCGCTCACGGCCGTGCGTGCGCAGCCCGAGCGGCGCGAGGACATCGCCGCGTCGTTCCAGGCCGCGGCCGTTGACACCCTGGTGATCAAGGTGAAGCGCGCGTTGGCGGAGACTGGGTTCGAGCGCCTCGTGGTCGCCGGCGGTGTTGGCGCCAACACGCAGCTGCGAGCCGCACTGCGCGAACTCGGTCCGGCCTGCTTCTACCCGCGGCCGGCGTACTGCACCGACAACGCCGCGATGATCGCGTTGGCCGGGTGCCTGCGCGCCGAGGCCGGCGAGCGGCTGGCCGCGCCGCGGGGGGTCATGCCGCGCTGGCCGCTTGACGCGCTGTCGCCGCCGACTGCGACCCACGCCGTGCATTAG